In one window of Duganella dendranthematis DNA:
- a CDS encoding carbon starvation CstA family protein → MSTAPTTLASKLGWAAMALAGASALGVVALHRGESISAIWIVIAAVCVYLIAYRFYSLYIADKVLGLNARRQTPAGKLNDGLDYVPTNKYVLFGHHFAAIAGAGPLVGPVLAAQMGYLPGMLWILAGVVFAGAVQDFIVLFISMRRDGRSLGDLIKAELGPIPGNIALLGTFMIMVIILAVLALIVVKALTGSPWGSFTVMATIPIALFMGVYSRFIRVGRIGEVSIIGFILLMGAIFGGQYVQENAALAPMFTFTGTELTWMLIGYGFVASVLPVWLLLAPRDYLSTFLKIGTIVGLALGILIVAPHLQMPAFTKFIDGTGPVWSGSLFPFLFITIACGAVSGFHALISSGTTPKMIENESHARFIGYGAMLMESFVAIMALVAASTIDPGVYFAMNSPAALLGTTAESAAQAVSQMGFYITPEMLIQTAKDVGEHSIISRAGGAPTLAVGMAHILSGVLGGREMMAFWYHFAILFEALFILTAVDAGTRAGRFMLQDLLGAFVPAMKKTENTFANLVATGLCVAAWGYFLYQGVVDPLGGINTLWPLFGIANQMLAAIALILGTCVLYKMKRGQYAWVTIVPTIWLLLCTLTAGWQKIFAANPKVGFLAHASKYQAALDEGKILAPAKSIAQMQQVIFNDYLDASLAGFFVIVVLSVLIFGARTVLAARANSKPTANESPLVLTPQVP, encoded by the coding sequence ATGAGTACCGCACCAACTACCCTGGCAAGCAAGCTGGGGTGGGCCGCTATGGCCCTCGCCGGCGCTTCGGCGCTGGGCGTCGTCGCCCTGCACCGCGGCGAGTCGATCAGCGCGATCTGGATCGTCATCGCCGCCGTCTGCGTCTATTTGATCGCCTACCGTTTCTACAGCCTGTACATCGCCGACAAGGTACTGGGCCTGAACGCCCGCCGCCAGACGCCGGCCGGCAAGCTCAACGATGGCCTCGACTACGTCCCCACCAATAAATACGTGCTGTTTGGCCACCACTTCGCCGCCATCGCCGGCGCCGGCCCGCTGGTCGGCCCGGTGCTGGCCGCGCAGATGGGCTACCTGCCCGGCATGCTGTGGATCCTGGCCGGCGTAGTGTTTGCGGGCGCGGTTCAGGACTTCATCGTGCTGTTCATTTCGATGCGCCGCGACGGCCGTTCGCTGGGCGACCTGATCAAGGCCGAGCTGGGGCCGATTCCCGGCAATATCGCCTTGCTGGGCACCTTCATGATCATGGTCATCATCCTGGCGGTGCTGGCGCTGATCGTGGTGAAAGCACTGACCGGCTCGCCTTGGGGCAGCTTCACCGTGATGGCGACGATCCCGATCGCGCTGTTCATGGGCGTGTACTCGCGGTTCATCCGCGTCGGCCGCATCGGCGAAGTGTCGATCATCGGTTTCATCCTGCTGATGGGCGCCATCTTCGGCGGTCAGTATGTGCAGGAAAACGCGGCGCTGGCGCCGATGTTCACCTTCACCGGCACCGAGCTCACCTGGATGCTGATCGGCTACGGTTTCGTCGCTTCGGTGCTGCCAGTGTGGCTGCTGCTGGCGCCGCGCGATTACCTGTCGACCTTCCTGAAAATCGGCACCATCGTCGGCCTGGCGCTGGGCATCCTGATTGTTGCGCCGCACCTGCAGATGCCGGCCTTCACCAAGTTCATCGACGGCACCGGCCCGGTGTGGTCGGGTTCGCTGTTCCCCTTCCTGTTCATCACCATCGCCTGCGGCGCCGTGTCCGGCTTCCACGCGCTGATTTCGTCCGGCACCACGCCCAAGATGATCGAGAACGAAAGCCACGCCCGCTTCATCGGCTATGGCGCGATGCTGATGGAATCGTTCGTCGCCATCATGGCGCTGGTAGCGGCCTCTACCATTGATCCGGGCGTCTACTTCGCCATGAACTCGCCGGCCGCGCTGCTCGGCACCACCGCCGAGTCGGCCGCGCAGGCGGTGTCGCAGATGGGCTTTTACATCACGCCGGAAATGCTGATCCAGACCGCCAAGGACGTTGGCGAGCACAGCATTATTTCGCGCGCTGGCGGCGCGCCGACCTTGGCGGTGGGCATGGCCCACATCCTGTCCGGCGTGCTGGGCGGCCGCGAAATGATGGCCTTCTGGTACCACTTCGCCATCCTGTTCGAGGCGCTGTTCATTCTGACCGCCGTCGATGCCGGCACCCGCGCCGGCCGCTTCATGCTGCAGGATCTGCTGGGCGCCTTTGTGCCGGCCATGAAGAAAACCGAAAACACCTTCGCCAACCTGGTCGCCACCGGCCTGTGCGTGGCGGCCTGGGGCTACTTCCTGTACCAGGGCGTGGTCGATCCGCTGGGCGGCATCAACACGCTGTGGCCGCTGTTCGGCATCGCCAACCAGATGCTGGCGGCGATCGCGCTGATCCTCGGCACTTGCGTGCTGTACAAGATGAAGCGCGGCCAGTACGCCTGGGTCACCATCGTGCCGACCATCTGGCTGCTGCTGTGCACGCTGACGGCCGGCTGGCAGAAGATTTTCGCCGCCAACCCGAAAGTCGGCTTCCTGGCCCACGCGTCCAAGTACCAGGCGGCGCTGGATGAAGGCAAGATCCTGGCCCCGGCCAAGTCGATCGCCCAGATGCAGCAGGTGATCTTCAACGATTACCTGGATGCCTCGCTGGCCGGCTTCTTCGTGATCGTCGTGTTGAGCGTGCTGATCTTCGGCGCCCGCACCGTGCTGGCGGCACGCGCCAACAGCAAGCCGACCGCCAACGAAAGCCCGCTGGTGCTGACGCCGCAGGTGCCATGA
- a CDS encoding cache domain-containing protein, translating into MKLRQKVIFLAITPLILALCAIALAVRHQSVLLAEQQRATIQQAYLSSKEAELKHYVALASHSISHLYESGRDDEATRQEAMRILSSLSYGDDGYFFLYDMQGNTLMHPRQPELVGQNLYGLRDEYGQLTIQNLLQRARAGGGLERYMWVKPSTHKPVAKLGYVIAMPKWGWMMGTGIYLDDVDQALAKIDVQQSGNIHNTMLWIAGIAIAAAVAVASSGLALNISELRVADAKLKVLAQRVVESQEEERARLSRDLHDGISQWLVSIKLQIEAGIIRLTSGQQPAAQAVFEHAADQLSNVMAEVRRISHNLRPAILDDIGLAAALHHLGQEYTLSSGTPVHFEASGCTDALPDVANTVLFRLAQEALTNIERHAGASRIDITLAGEAHGVSLRIRDDGHGFDAEGIALHPQRGIGLRNMMERMDAIGGRFAIQSSTDGTVVSAYAANNSPML; encoded by the coding sequence ATGAAGTTGCGGCAGAAGGTGATTTTTTTGGCAATCACACCGCTGATTCTGGCGCTGTGCGCGATCGCGCTGGCGGTGCGGCATCAGTCGGTGCTGCTGGCCGAGCAGCAGCGCGCCACCATCCAGCAGGCTTACCTGAGCAGCAAGGAAGCCGAACTGAAGCATTACGTGGCGCTGGCTTCGCACTCGATTTCGCATCTGTACGAATCCGGCCGCGACGACGAAGCCACGCGCCAAGAGGCGATGCGCATCCTGTCCTCGCTCAGCTACGGCGACGACGGCTATTTCTTCCTCTACGATATGCAGGGCAACACGCTGATGCATCCACGCCAGCCGGAGCTGGTCGGCCAGAATCTGTACGGTCTGCGCGACGAGTACGGCCAGCTGACCATCCAGAATCTGCTGCAGCGGGCCCGCGCCGGTGGCGGGCTGGAGCGGTATATGTGGGTCAAGCCGTCTACCCATAAGCCGGTGGCCAAGCTCGGCTACGTGATCGCCATGCCGAAGTGGGGCTGGATGATGGGCACCGGGATTTATCTGGACGACGTCGACCAGGCGCTGGCCAAGATCGACGTCCAGCAGTCCGGCAACATCCACAACACCATGCTGTGGATTGCCGGCATCGCGATTGCCGCCGCGGTGGCGGTGGCCAGCTCCGGCCTGGCGCTGAATATCAGCGAACTGCGGGTGGCCGACGCCAAGCTCAAGGTGCTGGCGCAGCGGGTGGTGGAGTCGCAGGAAGAGGAGCGGGCGCGGCTGTCGCGCGATTTGCATGACGGCATCAGCCAGTGGCTGGTGTCGATCAAGCTGCAGATCGAGGCCGGGATCATCCGGCTGACCAGCGGCCAGCAGCCGGCGGCGCAGGCGGTGTTCGAGCACGCCGCCGACCAGCTCAGCAATGTGATGGCGGAGGTGCGCCGCATCTCGCACAATCTGCGTCCGGCCATCCTGGACGACATCGGCCTGGCCGCCGCGCTGCATCACCTGGGCCAGGAGTACACCCTGAGCAGCGGTACTCCGGTACACTTTGAAGCGTCCGGCTGCACCGACGCCTTGCCGGACGTCGCCAACACCGTGCTGTTCCGGCTGGCGCAGGAAGCGCTGACCAATATCGAGCGCCACGCCGGCGCCAGCCGCATCGACATCACGCTGGCCGGCGAGGCGCATGGCGTGTCGTTGCGCATTCGCGATGACGGCCACGGTTTCGACGCCGAAGGCATTGCCCTGCATCCGCAGCGCGGCATCGGCTTGCGTAATATGATGGAGCGGATGGACGCCATCGGCGGCCGGTTCGCAATCCAGTCCTCGACCGACGGCACGGTGGTTTCCGCCTATGCCGCTAACAACAGTCCTATGCTATGA
- a CDS encoding response regulator codes for MTNTIKILLVDDHPLVRDGLRARLEAMPQFEVVAEAGGAAEALEQAARHPADLVLMDINMRGVNGIEATALFKQAFPQIAVLILSMHDKLEYVSQAIQAGARGYVLKDAPGKDIVVAIETVMSGGIYYSTALARQLAQPQNQDNQLTSREHEVLRHIAHGESNKQIARALDLSVRTVETHRLNIKRKLGIEGQAELIRFAVQNAQ; via the coding sequence ATGACGAATACGATCAAAATCCTGCTGGTAGACGACCATCCCCTGGTGCGCGACGGGCTGCGCGCGCGGCTGGAAGCGATGCCGCAGTTTGAAGTGGTGGCCGAGGCCGGCGGCGCGGCGGAGGCGCTGGAACAGGCAGCGCGCCATCCGGCTGACCTGGTGCTGATGGACATCAACATGCGCGGCGTCAACGGCATCGAGGCCACTGCGCTATTCAAGCAGGCGTTTCCGCAGATCGCGGTGCTGATTCTGTCGATGCACGACAAGCTGGAATACGTGTCGCAGGCGATCCAGGCCGGCGCGCGCGGTTACGTGCTCAAGGATGCGCCCGGCAAGGACATCGTGGTGGCGATCGAAACCGTGATGTCGGGCGGCATTTATTACAGCACCGCGCTGGCCCGCCAGCTGGCCCAGCCGCAAAACCAGGACAACCAGCTGACCTCGCGCGAACACGAGGTGCTGCGCCACATCGCCCATGGCGAGTCGAACAAGCAGATCGCCCGCGCGCTCGACCTCAGCGTGCGCACCGTGGAGACCCACCGCCTCAACATCAAGCGCAAGCTGGGCATTGAAGGGCAGGCCGAGCTGATCCGTTTCGCTGTGCAAAACGCCCAGTAA
- a CDS encoding YbdD/YjiX family protein has translation MLGDIAKAGRYLGQSMRLMMGLPDYDVYVTHRETTHPGEPYMTYEEFFRERQEARYGGAGKRGGCC, from the coding sequence ATGCTGGGCGACATCGCCAAGGCCGGCCGCTACCTCGGGCAAAGCATGCGCCTGATGATGGGCTTGCCTGATTACGACGTCTACGTCACGCACCGGGAAACCACCCATCCGGGCGAGCCTTATATGACGTACGAGGAATTCTTCCGCGAACGGCAGGAGGCCCGCTACGGCGGCGCGGGCAAGCGCGGCGGCTGTTGCTGA
- a CDS encoding PEP-CTERM sorting domain-containing protein — translation MKTYQPALAVAILAGALAAPLTASAGPTLGLDPTGSGAYSTYADLWTNVTDTGLATGFIPGRIVGPGATAPYLTELRSQMVVGTMSNSNIPAIVTPAGLNSTFEISKVVRFQELVTAQTPTTINFGLPPSQSAAMDVDPLHAGVQNLAIYLDNITDGSRAVPGNGPNTVRCYGAGVTSAGCGAGGDGDGLLILSGHLVFNEASFSASGAVGTGSFDSRFMIDYVDPLYLDVVTGSIFIDKITGTTNVPSFFTPTTMWDGSTPTTVPFLKVDSSQSFASIPEPATLALIGLGFAGLALGTRRKVQS, via the coding sequence ATGAAAACCTATCAACCCGCGCTGGCGGTCGCCATCCTGGCCGGCGCGCTGGCGGCGCCACTGACCGCCAGCGCCGGCCCCACGCTCGGCCTGGATCCGACCGGTTCGGGCGCCTATAGCACCTACGCCGACCTGTGGACCAATGTTACCGATACCGGCCTGGCCACTGGCTTCATTCCCGGCCGCATCGTCGGCCCTGGCGCCACCGCGCCTTATCTGACCGAACTGCGCTCGCAAATGGTGGTCGGTACTATGTCGAACAGCAACATCCCCGCCATCGTCACTCCGGCCGGGCTGAACAGCACTTTCGAAATCAGCAAAGTGGTGCGCTTCCAGGAACTGGTGACGGCGCAAACCCCCACCACCATCAACTTCGGCCTGCCACCGAGCCAATCGGCGGCGATGGACGTCGATCCGCTGCACGCCGGCGTGCAGAACCTGGCCATCTACCTCGATAACATCACCGACGGCAGCCGCGCGGTTCCCGGCAATGGCCCCAACACCGTGCGTTGCTATGGCGCCGGCGTCACCTCGGCCGGTTGCGGCGCGGGCGGCGATGGCGACGGCCTGCTGATCCTGTCCGGCCACCTGGTGTTCAACGAAGCCAGCTTCAGCGCCAGCGGCGCGGTCGGTACCGGCTCGTTCGACTCGCGCTTCATGATTGACTATGTCGATCCGCTGTACCTGGACGTGGTCACCGGTTCGATCTTCATCGACAAAATCACCGGCACCACCAACGTGCCATCGTTCTTCACGCCCACCACCATGTGGGACGGCTCCACCCCCACCACAGTGCCATTCCTGAAGGTCGACTCGTCGCAGAGTTTCGCTTCGATTCCGGAACCTGCCACGCTGGCACTGATCGGACTGGGCTTTGCGGGCCTCGCGCTGGGCACGCGTCGCAAAGTGCAGTCCTGA
- a CDS encoding PEP-CTERM sorting domain-containing protein, with product MNTHQPALAIAILAGALAAPLTASAGPTLGLDPTGTGNYTTYADLWTNVTDTGLSSGFIPGRIVGPGATAPYLTELRSQMMVGTMSNSNIPAIVTPAGLNTTYEITKLVRFQELVTAQSATTINFGLPPTQSAAMDVDPLHAGVQNMAIYLDNLTDGSRAVPGNGPNTVRCYGAGSTSAGCGGAGGDGDGILILSGHLVFNASSFSASGAVGTGSFDSRFMLDYVNPLYLDAVTGSIFVDKFTGTTNVPSFFTPTTMWDGSTPTTVPFLKVDSSQSFATIPEPATLALIGLGFAGLALGTRRKVQC from the coding sequence ATGAACACCCATCAACCCGCGCTGGCTATCGCCATCCTGGCCGGCGCGCTGGCGGCGCCACTGACCGCCAGTGCCGGCCCCACGCTGGGCCTGGACCCGACCGGCACGGGCAACTACACCACCTATGCCGACCTGTGGACCAACGTCACCGACACCGGCCTGTCCAGCGGCTTCATTCCCGGGCGCATCGTCGGCCCCGGCGCCACCGCGCCTTACTTGACCGAACTACGCTCACAAATGATGGTCGGGACTATGTCGAATAGCAACATCCCCGCCATCGTCACGCCAGCAGGGTTGAACACCACTTATGAGATCACCAAACTGGTCCGCTTTCAGGAACTGGTGACGGCGCAAAGCGCCACCACCATCAACTTCGGCCTGCCGCCCACCCAGTCGGCGGCGATGGATGTCGATCCGCTGCACGCCGGCGTGCAGAACATGGCCATCTACCTCGATAACCTCACCGACGGCAGCCGCGCCGTTCCCGGCAACGGCCCCAACACCGTGCGCTGCTACGGCGCTGGCAGCACCTCGGCCGGTTGCGGCGGCGCCGGTGGCGACGGCGACGGCATCCTGATCCTGTCCGGCCATCTGGTATTCAACGCCTCCAGCTTCAGCGCCAGCGGCGCGGTCGGCACCGGCTCGTTCGACTCGCGCTTCATGCTCGACTATGTGAATCCGCTGTACCTGGATGCAGTGACCGGCTCCATCTTTGTCGACAAATTTACCGGCACCACCAACGTGCCGTCGTTCTTTACCCCCACCACCATGTGGGATGGCTCCACCCCCACCACGGTACCATTCCTGAAGGTCGACTCGTCGCAGAGTTTCGCCACGATTCCGGAACCTGCCACGCTAGCACTGATCGGACTGGGCTTTGCCGGCCTCGCGCTGGGCACGCGCCGCAAAGTGCAGTGCTGA
- a CDS encoding nitroreductase family protein, with product MNRMEQQLDATLEQILDLARWAPSGDNTQPWRFEVLDHRRLVIHGHDTRDHCVYDLDGHPSQMSIGALLETMAIAASTFGLEMRAARNMDTPEARPTISVEFVPSPGLPADPLADAILPRAVQRRPLSRRPLTVTEKTTLTAALPDGYRVHWLEGSQRVAAARLMFRNAKLRLTMPEAHRVHQSIIEWNAQYSEDRIPDQALGADPMTTKLMRWVMQDWQRVRFFNTWLAGTLAPRLQMDLIPSLACAAHLVLVAVQRPQRMDDYIAAGRAMQRFWLTATALGLQMQPEMTPLIFSRYVRENRVFSGTAGMQEKAVELSRAGAALLGQQDWEAAVFMARIGAGQPATARSLRRPLRELLVPVHGGG from the coding sequence ATGAACAGGATGGAACAGCAACTGGACGCCACACTCGAACAGATCCTCGACCTGGCGCGCTGGGCGCCCAGCGGCGACAACACCCAGCCGTGGCGCTTTGAAGTGCTGGACCATCGCCGGCTGGTGATCCATGGCCACGACACGCGCGACCATTGCGTCTACGACCTCGACGGCCATCCCAGCCAGATGTCGATCGGCGCGCTGCTGGAAACCATGGCCATCGCCGCCAGCACCTTCGGGCTGGAGATGCGCGCCGCGCGCAACATGGACACGCCCGAAGCGCGGCCCACCATCAGCGTCGAATTCGTGCCCTCGCCCGGTCTGCCGGCCGATCCGCTGGCCGACGCCATCCTGCCGCGCGCCGTGCAGCGCCGCCCGCTGAGCCGGCGTCCGCTGACCGTCACCGAAAAAACCACGCTGACCGCCGCGCTGCCGGACGGCTATCGCGTGCACTGGCTGGAAGGCAGCCAGCGCGTGGCGGCCGCCCGTCTGATGTTCCGCAACGCCAAGCTGCGCCTGACCATGCCGGAAGCGCACCGCGTGCATCAGTCCATCATCGAGTGGAACGCCCAGTACAGCGAAGACCGCATTCCCGACCAGGCGCTGGGCGCCGACCCGATGACCACCAAGCTGATGCGCTGGGTGATGCAGGACTGGCAGCGCGTGCGCTTCTTCAACACCTGGCTGGCTGGCACGCTGGCGCCGCGCCTGCAGATGGACCTGATCCCGTCGCTGGCCTGCGCCGCGCACCTGGTGCTGGTGGCGGTGCAGCGGCCGCAGCGCATGGACGACTATATCGCCGCCGGCCGCGCCATGCAACGCTTCTGGCTGACCGCCACCGCGCTCGGCTTGCAGATGCAGCCGGAAATGACGCCGCTGATTTTCTCCCGCTACGTGCGCGAGAACCGCGTGTTTTCCGGCACCGCCGGCATGCAGGAAAAAGCCGTCGAGCTGTCGCGCGCGGGCGCGGCGCTGCTCGGCCAGCAGGACTGGGAAGCGGCCGTGTTCATGGCGCGCATCGGCGCCGGCCAGCCGGCCACGGCGCGCTCATTGCGGCGGCCCCTGCGCGAACTGCTGGTGCCGGTGCATGGAGGCGGCTGA
- a CDS encoding ThiF family adenylyltransferase codes for MAHQFIYQQAFARNIGWVTNDEQATLRNKRIAIAGMGGVGGVHLLTLARLGIGAFHIADFDTFDIANFNRQVGATMGTLGRPKVEVLAEMAQDINPEVKLVRFPDGIRQDNLASFFEGVDLYVDGLDFFAFDARQATFAACARLGIPSVTAAPLGMGTAVLSFLPGHMTFEDYFGWGDKPDMEKALRFLVGLAPAGLHGGYLVDPSAINLKEQRGPSTIMGCELCAGAAATEALKILLNRGDVRPAPWGYQFDAFRNKLVRTWRPGGNRHPLQRLMMMLARRRRPGGEP; via the coding sequence ATGGCACATCAATTTATTTACCAACAGGCGTTCGCGCGCAACATCGGCTGGGTCACCAATGACGAGCAGGCCACGCTGCGTAACAAGCGCATCGCCATCGCCGGCATGGGCGGCGTCGGCGGCGTGCATTTGCTGACGCTGGCGCGGCTGGGCATCGGCGCGTTCCATATTGCCGATTTCGATACCTTCGACATCGCCAACTTCAACCGCCAGGTCGGCGCCACCATGGGCACACTGGGCCGGCCCAAGGTCGAGGTGCTGGCCGAGATGGCGCAGGATATCAATCCGGAAGTGAAACTGGTGCGTTTCCCCGACGGCATCCGCCAGGACAACCTCGCCAGCTTCTTTGAAGGAGTAGACTTGTATGTGGACGGCCTGGATTTCTTTGCCTTCGACGCGCGCCAGGCCACCTTTGCCGCCTGCGCCCGGCTCGGCATTCCGTCCGTGACGGCGGCGCCGCTGGGCATGGGTACGGCCGTGCTGAGCTTCCTGCCCGGCCACATGACGTTCGAGGATTACTTCGGCTGGGGCGACAAGCCGGACATGGAAAAAGCCCTGCGCTTCCTGGTCGGGCTGGCGCCGGCCGGATTGCACGGGGGCTACCTGGTCGATCCGTCGGCCATCAACCTGAAGGAGCAGCGCGGCCCGTCCACCATCATGGGCTGCGAATTGTGCGCCGGCGCCGCTGCCACCGAAGCGCTGAAGATTTTACTCAACCGCGGCGACGTACGGCCGGCCCCGTGGGGCTACCAGTTCGACGCCTTCCGCAACAAGCTGGTGCGCACCTGGCGTCCCGGCGGCAACCGCCATCCGCTACAACGGCTGATGATGATGCTGGCCCGACGGCGTCGGCCAGGAGGGGAACCATGA
- a CDS encoding DapH/DapD/GlmU-related protein, translated as MRAIKFCQVAVFLWLLLVILALAIGTTALVVDRLPLGDFRGVTLVLAAVLLIYLYAFLVYRLFLLVLPLPEGEVVEHSRDELVANVNSLFYLLLFNSLICTHFIPVPIQRLIYLALGARLGANTYSAGALLDPPLTCIGSNTIIGHEAVIFAHVVEGARLELLPVQIGDTVTIGAKAVVMAGVQIGDNAIVSTGAVVTKNTRIGAGEIWGGIPARKLKSAPDAA; from the coding sequence ATGCGCGCCATCAAATTCTGCCAGGTGGCGGTGTTCCTGTGGCTGCTGCTGGTGATCCTGGCGCTGGCCATCGGCACCACCGCGCTGGTGGTTGATCGTCTGCCGCTGGGCGACTTTCGCGGGGTGACGCTGGTGCTGGCGGCGGTGCTGCTGATTTACCTGTACGCCTTTCTGGTCTACCGCCTGTTCCTGCTGGTGCTGCCGCTGCCGGAAGGCGAAGTGGTTGAGCACTCGCGCGACGAACTGGTGGCCAACGTCAACAGCCTGTTCTACCTGCTGCTGTTTAACTCGCTGATCTGCACCCACTTCATCCCGGTGCCGATCCAGCGCCTGATCTACCTGGCGCTGGGCGCGCGGCTGGGCGCCAACACTTACAGCGCCGGCGCCCTGCTCGATCCGCCGCTGACATGCATCGGCAGCAACACCATCATCGGCCACGAAGCCGTCATCTTCGCCCACGTGGTGGAAGGCGCGCGGCTGGAACTGCTGCCGGTCCAGATCGGCGACACCGTCACCATCGGCGCCAAGGCGGTGGTGATGGCCGGGGTGCAGATCGGCGATAACGCCATCGTCTCAACCGGCGCCGTGGTTACCAAAAATACCCGCATCGGCGCCGGCGAAATCTGGGGCGGCATCCCTGCGCGCAAGCTCAAATCCGCACCAGACGCGGCCTGA
- a CDS encoding EAL and HDOD domain-containing protein: protein MSAPEISPFPLVELHAVSNAHNEWVALLFEVSPEAGDAFQATLTLLKTPDVFAALAPLECILPVPQPHLLEQSQLENLPANRIILRVPAGACADVAVQRKLAGYADAGYRIMVDGVAEGSAATMCSARSLMVDASLTLPPMLALIAQPGPHLATAMHSEERIADCAKAGFSWFAGDFAQYPSQDNNAGDGTSRKRLLALLGLLARDADSRELEVLLKQDPALAYHLLKLVNSAAFALSSPIHSFGQAINVLGRRQLQRWLQLLLYARQQDDGLANPLLPLAAVRAAMMEGLAKELGWDRDQQDMAFVAGVFSLLDVLLAMPMTEIVAALSLDLDVVMALLDRAGPLGDLLKLVEQHDGASLEQAGITHEAYWEAQLQAYHWAIQVSRNI from the coding sequence ATGTCTGCGCCTGAAATCAGCCCGTTTCCACTGGTGGAATTACATGCGGTATCCAACGCTCATAATGAGTGGGTGGCACTGCTGTTCGAGGTATCGCCCGAAGCCGGCGACGCCTTCCAGGCTACGTTGACGCTGCTGAAAACGCCCGACGTGTTTGCCGCCCTGGCGCCGCTGGAGTGCATCCTGCCGGTGCCGCAGCCGCACCTGCTTGAACAATCCCAGCTGGAGAACCTGCCAGCCAACCGCATCATCCTGCGCGTGCCGGCCGGCGCCTGCGCCGACGTCGCCGTGCAGCGCAAACTGGCCGGCTATGCCGACGCCGGTTACCGCATCATGGTCGACGGCGTGGCCGAAGGCTCGGCCGCCACTATGTGCAGCGCCCGTTCGCTGATGGTGGACGCGTCGCTGACGCTGCCGCCGATGCTGGCGCTAATCGCCCAGCCGGGTCCGCATCTGGCGACCGCCATGCACAGCGAAGAACGCATCGCCGACTGCGCCAAGGCCGGCTTCAGCTGGTTCGCCGGCGACTTCGCCCAGTACCCTTCACAAGACAACAACGCCGGCGACGGCACCTCGCGCAAGCGCCTGCTGGCGCTGCTGGGCCTGCTGGCGCGCGACGCCGATTCGCGCGAGCTGGAAGTGCTGCTGAAGCAAGACCCGGCGCTGGCCTACCATTTGCTCAAACTGGTGAACTCGGCTGCGTTCGCGCTGAGCTCGCCGATCCACAGCTTCGGCCAGGCCATCAACGTGCTGGGCCGTCGTCAGCTGCAGCGCTGGCTGCAATTGCTGCTGTACGCGCGCCAGCAGGACGACGGCTTGGCCAACCCGCTGCTGCCGCTGGCGGCGGTGCGGGCCGCGATGATGGAAGGGCTGGCCAAGGAACTGGGCTGGGACCGCGACCAGCAGGACATGGCCTTCGTGGCTGGCGTGTTCTCGCTGCTGGACGTGCTGCTGGCGATGCCGATGACCGAAATCGTCGCCGCTCTCAGCCTCGACCTCGACGTGGTGATGGCGCTGCTGGACCGCGCCGGCCCGCTGGGCGACCTGCTCAAGCTGGTGGAACAGCACGATGGCGCCAGCCTGGAACAGGCCGGCATTACCCACGAAGCTTATTGGGAAGCGCAGTTGCAGGCTTACCACTGGGCGATTCAGGTGAGCAGGAACATCTAA